A portion of the Corticium candelabrum chromosome 5, ooCorCand1.1, whole genome shotgun sequence genome contains these proteins:
- the LOC134179716 gene encoding transcriptional repressor protein YY1-like isoform X1, with protein MATSDIFSKMADLSNGGPMGELVEVETISVQEPNIEVVETAGEEPQPQTVPLNDAVQLLYHPVDHAEGTYVTQTTDALQTDSFSSSDILTTPVAEREVVVSHLAPLTEQEEGIELGIGSSTSDQLSRKRRHEDGIDLLLWRKPAKAPRKNRKASRKSEPSRSIFYDSSAARTKGTDIYQQTRKWQRKQVQMTTLEGEFTATLWASDENKQLSDDGPDYSEYLRGKKLPPEGLPGLDLSDPIQLAEFTKVKSRRMGDYDAPRTIPCPHKGCTKMFRDNSAMRKHLHTHGPRVHVCAECGKAFVESSKLKRHQLVHTGEKPFVCTFEGCGKRFSLDFNLRTHVRIHTGDRPYVCPFDNCSKRFAQSTNLKSHILTHAKAKKRNDSASGSMSADDSMQLTSLS; from the exons ATGGCAACGTCCGACATCTTTTCTAAGATGGCGGACTTATCGAATGGCGGACCAATGGGAGAACTGGTAGAAGTAGAAACTATCTCCGTGCAAGAGCCGAACATAGAGGTGGTGGAAACTGCAGGAGAGGAGCCGCAACCTCAAACAGTTCCGCTCAACGATGCCGTCCAACTACTCTACCACCCGGTCGACCACGCGGAGGGTACCTACGTCACGCAAACTACAGACGCGCTGCAAACAGACTCGTTCTCGTCTTCTGACATTTTAACAACGCCAGTAGCTGAACGTGAAGTGGTCGTTTCTCATCTCGCACCTCTAACCGAACAGGAAGAAGGCATAGAGCTCGGCATAGGTTCGAGCACGAGTGACCAGCTCTCGCGTAAGCGACGCCACGAGGACGGGATCGATCTCTTGCTGTGGAGAAAGCCTGCGAAAGCTCCGCGCAAGAACCGGAAGGCATCACGCAAGTCTGAGCCGTCTAGATCGATTTTCTATGATTCTTCTGCAGCGCGGACGAAGGGAACCGATATCTACCAGCAGACACGTAAGTGGCAGCGCAAGCAAGTTCAGATGACGACCCTTGAGGGCGAGTTTACGGCCACACTCTGGGCCTCGG ATGAGAACAAACAGTTATCAGATGATGGACCAGACTATTCTGAATATCTTCGTGGAAAGAAGCTGCCCCCAGAAGGTTTACCTGGGTTGGACTTGAGTGATCCGATACAGCTGGCTGAATTTACAAA AGTAAAATCAAGAAGGATGGGAGACTATGATGCTCCAAGAACTATTCCCTGTCCTCACAAG GGCTGCACTAAAATGTTCAGAGACAATTCTGCAATGCGAaaacacttacacacacacgggccacgagtgcatgtgtgtgcagaATGTGGAAAG GCTTTTGTTGAAAGTTCGAAGCTAAAAAGACATCAACTTGTTCACACAGGAGAGAAACCGTTTGTT TGTACATTTGAGGGCTGCGGGAAACGTTTCTCTCTAGATTTCAATCTTCGAACGCATGTCCGTATTCACACTGGAGATAGGCCATATGTGTGTCCGTTTGACAACTGTAGCAAGCGTTTTGCTCAGTCGACAAACCTCAAGTCTCACATTCTGACTCATGCCAAGGCAAAGAAGCGAAATGATTCAGCGTCTGGTTCTATGTCTGCTGATGACTCGATGCAGCTAACCTCCCTATCCTAG
- the LOC134179716 gene encoding transcription factor YY2-like isoform X2 produces the protein MATSDIFSKMADLSNGGPMGELVEVETISVQEPNIEVVETAGEEPQPQTVPLNDAVQLLYHPVDHAEGTYVTQTTDALQTDSFSSSDILTTPVAEREVVVSHLAPLTEQEEGIELGIGSSTSDQLSRKRRHEDGIDLLLWRKPAKAPRKNRKASRKSEPSRSIFYDSSAARTKGTDIYQQTHENKQLSDDGPDYSEYLRGKKLPPEGLPGLDLSDPIQLAEFTKVKSRRMGDYDAPRTIPCPHKGCTKMFRDNSAMRKHLHTHGPRVHVCAECGKAFVESSKLKRHQLVHTGEKPFVCTFEGCGKRFSLDFNLRTHVRIHTGDRPYVCPFDNCSKRFAQSTNLKSHILTHAKAKKRNDSASGSMSADDSMQLTSLS, from the exons ATGGCAACGTCCGACATCTTTTCTAAGATGGCGGACTTATCGAATGGCGGACCAATGGGAGAACTGGTAGAAGTAGAAACTATCTCCGTGCAAGAGCCGAACATAGAGGTGGTGGAAACTGCAGGAGAGGAGCCGCAACCTCAAACAGTTCCGCTCAACGATGCCGTCCAACTACTCTACCACCCGGTCGACCACGCGGAGGGTACCTACGTCACGCAAACTACAGACGCGCTGCAAACAGACTCGTTCTCGTCTTCTGACATTTTAACAACGCCAGTAGCTGAACGTGAAGTGGTCGTTTCTCATCTCGCACCTCTAACCGAACAGGAAGAAGGCATAGAGCTCGGCATAGGTTCGAGCACGAGTGACCAGCTCTCGCGTAAGCGACGCCACGAGGACGGGATCGATCTCTTGCTGTGGAGAAAGCCTGCGAAAGCTCCGCGCAAGAACCGGAAGGCATCACGCAAGTCTGAGCCGTCTAGATCGATTTTCTATGATTCTTCTGCAGCGCGGACGAAGGGAACCGATATCTACCAGCAGACAC ATGAGAACAAACAGTTATCAGATGATGGACCAGACTATTCTGAATATCTTCGTGGAAAGAAGCTGCCCCCAGAAGGTTTACCTGGGTTGGACTTGAGTGATCCGATACAGCTGGCTGAATTTACAAA AGTAAAATCAAGAAGGATGGGAGACTATGATGCTCCAAGAACTATTCCCTGTCCTCACAAG GGCTGCACTAAAATGTTCAGAGACAATTCTGCAATGCGAaaacacttacacacacacgggccacgagtgcatgtgtgtgcagaATGTGGAAAG GCTTTTGTTGAAAGTTCGAAGCTAAAAAGACATCAACTTGTTCACACAGGAGAGAAACCGTTTGTT TGTACATTTGAGGGCTGCGGGAAACGTTTCTCTCTAGATTTCAATCTTCGAACGCATGTCCGTATTCACACTGGAGATAGGCCATATGTGTGTCCGTTTGACAACTGTAGCAAGCGTTTTGCTCAGTCGACAAACCTCAAGTCTCACATTCTGACTCATGCCAAGGCAAAGAAGCGAAATGATTCAGCGTCTGGTTCTATGTCTGCTGATGACTCGATGCAGCTAACCTCCCTATCCTAG
- the LOC134180464 gene encoding uridine diphosphate glucose pyrophosphatase NUDT14-like — MDEISDLRVEPCLDSQYVRPYRLHYKQRGRKKMWDFIEKHDSVSVLIYNTTRKVFVIVKQFRPAMYVRACMNASHCDQSDRDIQDQHLESCKFDQPASCGFTYEICAGIVDKKQPVIEIAKAEVLEECGYDVPLEKMSLISIHCTSVGTSGTTGHMFYVEVTDDMKVSSGGGSEEEGEMIDVVEIPLSNSKHFLFDFSKPKTSGLMFAFMWFYNTKENP; from the exons ATTGCATTATAAACAG AGAGGAAGGAAAAAGATGTGGGATTTCATCGAGAAACATGACAG tgttagtgttcttatttacaacacaacaaggAAAGTGTTTGTGATTGTCAAGCAGTTTAGACCAG CTATGTATGTCCGAGCATGTATGAATGCATCACATTGTGATCAAAGTGATCGAGATATTCAAGACCAACATTTAGAATCATGCAAATTTGATCAACCTGCCAGTTGTGGCTTTACCTACGAGATCTGTGCTGGCATTGTTGACAAGAAGCAGCCCGTTATTGAGATTGCAAAAGCAGAAGTTTTGGAAGAATGTGGCTATGACGTGCCACTAGAGAAAATGAGTCTCATCTCAATACACTGCACCAGCGTGGGTACATCGGGAACTACAGGTCACATGTTTTATGTCGAGGTGACAGATGATATGAAAGTATCAAGTGGTGGTGGCAGTGAAGAAGAAGGAGAAATGATTGATGTTGTTGAAATTCCACTGAGCAACAGCAAACATTTCCTATTTGACTTCAGTAAGCCCAAGACATCGGGACTTATGTTTGCATTCATGTGGTTTTACAATACAAAGGAAAATCCTTGA